A part of Jiangella alba genomic DNA contains:
- the cbiB gene encoding adenosylcobinamide-phosphate synthase CbiB, translating to MGLDAAFREPPLAAHPVRWAGRYLTWAGRRVPPGPPARAVVAGGLAWAVGAATAYGAGVVVSRAAGRLPGPMRPVVAGAALWPLFAHRMLLDEVAGVERALVSGGVTAGRAAVARIVSRDVSALTADEVRQAAVESLGENLSDSVVAPLLWYAAGGLPAAAAYRFANTADAVWGYRTPRWNHAGRVAARADDLLNLLPARITGLLLAGRRVPWGRLRAEAALTPSPNAGWPMAALALRLGVHLAKPGVYDLGAGGRAVSSDGVAAALRLARRRGWALAAAAAVVAGVRGL from the coding sequence GTGGGGCTGGACGCCGCGTTCCGGGAGCCGCCGCTGGCCGCGCACCCGGTGCGCTGGGCCGGGCGCTACCTGACGTGGGCCGGGCGGCGGGTGCCGCCGGGTCCACCGGCTCGCGCGGTGGTGGCCGGCGGGCTGGCGTGGGCCGTGGGCGCGGCGACGGCGTACGGAGCGGGCGTCGTGGTGTCGCGGGCGGCGGGACGGCTGCCCGGTCCGATGCGCCCGGTCGTCGCCGGCGCGGCGCTGTGGCCGCTGTTCGCGCACCGCATGCTGCTCGACGAGGTCGCCGGGGTCGAGCGGGCCCTGGTCTCCGGTGGCGTGACGGCGGGCCGGGCGGCCGTGGCGCGCATCGTCAGCCGCGACGTGTCCGCCCTGACGGCCGACGAGGTCCGGCAGGCGGCGGTCGAGTCGCTGGGCGAGAACCTGTCCGACTCCGTCGTCGCGCCGCTGCTCTGGTACGCGGCGGGCGGGCTGCCCGCGGCCGCGGCATACCGGTTCGCCAACACCGCCGACGCCGTGTGGGGCTACCGCACGCCACGCTGGAACCACGCCGGCCGAGTCGCGGCCCGCGCCGACGACCTGCTCAATCTGCTGCCCGCACGGATCACCGGCCTGTTGCTGGCCGGTCGCCGGGTGCCGTGGGGCCGGCTGCGCGCCGAGGCCGCACTGACCCCGTCGCCGAATGCGGGCTGGCCGATGGCGGCGCTGGCGCTGCGGCTCGGGGTGCACCTCGCCAAGCCCGGCGTCTACGACCTGGGCGCGGGTGGCCGGGCGGTGTCGTCTGACGGCGTCGCCGCGGCGCTGCGGCTGGCCCGGCGCCGCGGATGGGCGCTGGCCGCCGCTGCCGCCGTCGTCGCGGGGGTGCGGGGCCTATGA
- a CDS encoding peptidylprolyl isomerase, giving the protein MADELHATLHTNRGDITVALLPNHAPKTVRNFVELAKGEREWVNPETGEKTSDKLYDGTVFHRVIGGFMIQGGDPLGNGTGGPGYDFADEFHPELAFNKPYLLAMANAGPNTNGSQFFITVGQTPHLNRRHTIFGEVADQASRDVVDAIASTPTDRADRPLEPVVIESVTVTGG; this is encoded by the coding sequence GTGGCCGACGAGCTTCATGCCACCCTGCACACCAACCGCGGCGACATCACCGTGGCTCTGCTGCCGAACCACGCGCCGAAGACGGTGCGCAACTTCGTCGAGCTCGCGAAGGGCGAGCGTGAATGGGTCAATCCCGAGACCGGCGAGAAGACCAGCGACAAGCTGTACGACGGCACCGTCTTCCACCGCGTCATCGGCGGCTTCATGATCCAGGGCGGCGACCCTCTGGGCAACGGCACCGGCGGCCCCGGCTACGACTTCGCCGACGAGTTCCACCCGGAGCTGGCGTTCAACAAGCCGTACCTGCTGGCCATGGCCAACGCGGGACCCAACACCAACGGCTCGCAGTTCTTCATCACCGTCGGGCAGACGCCGCACCTCAACCGTCGTCACACCATCTTCGGTGAGGTGGCCGACCAAGCCAGCCGCGACGTCGTCGACGCCATCGCCAGCACCCCCACCGACCGCGCCGACCGGCCGCTCGAGCCCGTCGTCATCGAGTCGGTCACCGTCACCGGCGGCTGA
- the cobC gene encoding Rv2231c family pyridoxal phosphate-dependent protein CobC codes for MNLPPHPPRPQPGPSPRGRLTLVLGGQKSGKSGLAARRAEASGRPVVVVAPAVVRDEEFKARVERHRADRPPHWRTLETFDLAAAVAEAGDGTFVLVDALDTWLAETLESAGVFVGDDVPDSDRRARAEDAVVAALRAFTGAVAALDVEVVVIAGQPGLGVHAGGPGARLYVDVHGRAVQTLSAAADEALLVVGGRVVRLEPDAPPAAPADPRLREHGDTQVPPGATDLAVNVQPGPPPWLADRLAAAVRDLAAYPDDRAARAAAAARHGRPPEECLVVDGAAEAFWLLADALRPRLAACVHPSFTEPEAALRAAGVPVVRVWRRPEQGWRLDPSAVPSDADLVVLGRPDNPTGVLDPVETVAALARPGRTVVVDEAFAEFLDDAGGVAGRRDLPGVVAVRSLTKLWGLAGLRVGYVTGPPDIVARLAARRQPWSVNSLALTAIEALTSPVAEDERRARAAAVAELRAELIIAIRALGGPRVWDAHANFVLVQAERPGLRERLLEHGLAARRADTFPGLDDRAVRVAVRDRETTARLVAALRTIEDGSPA; via the coding sequence GTGAACCTGCCGCCGCACCCGCCACGCCCCCAGCCCGGCCCGTCGCCGCGAGGGCGGCTGACGCTCGTCCTGGGCGGGCAGAAGTCGGGCAAGTCGGGGCTAGCGGCGCGGCGGGCCGAGGCCAGCGGCCGTCCGGTCGTGGTCGTCGCGCCGGCCGTGGTCCGGGACGAGGAGTTCAAGGCGCGGGTCGAGCGGCACCGCGCCGACCGCCCGCCGCACTGGCGCACGCTCGAGACGTTCGACCTGGCCGCCGCCGTGGCCGAGGCGGGCGACGGGACGTTCGTGCTGGTCGACGCGCTGGACACGTGGCTGGCCGAGACACTGGAGTCGGCCGGCGTGTTCGTCGGCGACGACGTGCCCGACTCCGACCGGAGGGCCCGCGCCGAGGACGCCGTGGTGGCGGCGCTGCGGGCGTTCACCGGCGCGGTCGCCGCGCTGGACGTCGAGGTGGTGGTCATCGCCGGCCAGCCGGGCCTCGGCGTGCACGCCGGCGGGCCCGGCGCCCGCCTCTACGTCGACGTGCACGGACGCGCCGTGCAGACGCTGTCGGCGGCGGCGGACGAGGCGCTGCTCGTGGTGGGCGGCCGGGTGGTGCGGCTCGAGCCCGACGCCCCGCCGGCCGCCCCCGCCGACCCGCGGCTGCGCGAGCACGGCGACACGCAGGTCCCGCCGGGCGCGACCGACCTCGCCGTCAACGTGCAGCCGGGGCCGCCGCCGTGGCTGGCCGACCGGCTGGCGGCGGCCGTACGTGACCTCGCGGCCTATCCCGACGACCGCGCCGCCCGGGCCGCGGCGGCCGCCCGGCACGGACGTCCACCGGAGGAGTGCCTGGTCGTCGACGGCGCCGCGGAGGCGTTCTGGCTGCTGGCCGACGCGCTCCGGCCGCGGCTGGCCGCCTGCGTGCACCCGTCGTTCACCGAGCCGGAGGCGGCGCTGCGAGCGGCCGGCGTCCCGGTCGTCCGGGTGTGGCGCCGCCCCGAGCAGGGCTGGCGGCTGGACCCGTCCGCCGTCCCGTCCGACGCCGACCTCGTCGTGCTCGGGCGGCCGGACAACCCGACCGGCGTGCTCGATCCGGTCGAGACCGTCGCCGCGCTGGCCCGGCCCGGCCGCACCGTCGTCGTCGACGAGGCGTTCGCCGAGTTCCTGGACGACGCCGGCGGCGTGGCCGGGCGCCGCGACCTCCCAGGCGTCGTCGCCGTGCGGAGCCTGACGAAGCTGTGGGGGCTGGCCGGCCTGCGGGTCGGCTACGTCACCGGCCCGCCGGACATCGTCGCGCGGCTCGCCGCCCGCCGTCAGCCGTGGAGCGTCAACAGCCTCGCCCTGACCGCGATCGAGGCCCTGACCTCGCCCGTCGCCGAGGACGAGCGGCGCGCCCGGGCCGCCGCCGTCGCCGAGCTGCGGGCCGAGCTGATCATCGCCATCCGCGCGCTCGGCGGCCCGCGGGTGTGGGACGCGCACGCGAACTTCGTGCTGGTCCAGGCCGAGCGGCCGGGGCTGCGCGAGCGGCTGCTGGAACACGGCCTGGCCGCCCGGCGGGCCGACACCTTCCCGGGCCTGGACGACCGCGCCGTGCGGGTCGCCGTCCGGGACCGGGAGACCACCGCGCGGCTGGTCGCCGCGCTGCGCACCATCGAGGACGGGAGCCCGGCATGA
- a CDS encoding cell division protein CrgA, with protein MPKSRSRRKDDDYTPPERSELKDPTVSGRWVVPTMITLLLVGLVWIVVYYLVGDDIPVIKDLGGWNLLIGMGLITGGFMTATRWK; from the coding sequence GTGCCCAAGTCTCGCAGCCGTCGCAAGGACGACGACTACACCCCGCCGGAGCGGAGCGAGCTCAAGGACCCGACGGTCTCCGGTCGCTGGGTCGTCCCCACCATGATCACCCTGCTGCTCGTCGGCTTGGTGTGGATCGTCGTCTACTACCTCGTCGGCGACGACATTCCAGTCATCAAGGACCTCGGCGGCTGGAACCTGTTGATCGGCATGGGCCTGATCACCGGCGGCTTCATGACCGCGACCCGCTGGAAGTGA
- a CDS encoding rhomboid family intramembrane serine protease, protein MTGSAGGPAEPPTSGDSAAPPTCYRHPDRETYIRCSRCERPICPECMISAPVGYQCPECVAEGRKNVRQARTVLGGQRRDTSATIVTLTLIGINVVIWVAGLVVGTRGDSFYDRYARGIGTNELSARLGLVLGERNDPFSFGIVDGQWYRLVTAAFTHENVLHIGLNMVALYLLGSSLEPVLGRSRFLTLYLLSALGGSAASLLTVSDPYSLSYGASGAVYGLFGALFIIARKLGRDTGGIVVLLGINLVFGFTVPGIDWRAHLGGLVIGTALAAVFAYAPKEQRGLWALIGSLCAAMIITTAVMVAVA, encoded by the coding sequence ATGACCGGAAGTGCCGGCGGTCCGGCCGAGCCGCCCACCAGCGGCGACTCGGCCGCCCCGCCGACCTGCTATCGCCACCCCGACCGCGAGACGTACATCCGGTGCTCGCGGTGTGAGCGGCCGATCTGCCCCGAGTGCATGATCTCCGCCCCGGTCGGCTACCAGTGCCCCGAGTGCGTCGCCGAGGGCCGCAAGAACGTCCGTCAGGCCCGCACGGTGCTGGGTGGCCAGCGTCGCGACACCAGCGCCACCATCGTCACGCTCACCCTCATCGGCATCAACGTCGTCATCTGGGTGGCGGGCCTGGTCGTCGGCACCCGCGGCGACTCGTTCTACGACCGCTACGCCCGCGGCATCGGCACCAACGAGTTGAGCGCCCGCCTCGGCCTCGTCCTCGGCGAGCGCAACGACCCGTTCTCCTTCGGCATCGTCGACGGCCAGTGGTACCGACTCGTCACGGCGGCGTTCACGCACGAGAACGTGCTGCACATCGGGCTGAACATGGTCGCGTTGTACCTGCTCGGCTCGTCGCTCGAGCCGGTGCTCGGCCGCAGCCGGTTCCTCACGCTCTATCTCTTGTCCGCCCTCGGCGGCTCGGCGGCGTCGCTGCTGACCGTCTCCGACCCGTACTCGCTGTCCTACGGCGCGTCGGGCGCGGTGTACGGGCTGTTCGGCGCGCTGTTCATCATCGCCCGGAAGCTGGGGCGCGACACCGGCGGCATCGTGGTGCTGCTCGGCATCAACCTGGTGTTCGGGTTCACCGTGCCCGGCATCGACTGGCGGGCCCACCTCGGTGGCCTCGTCATCGGCACGGCGCTGGCGGCGGTGTTCGCCTACGCGCCGAAGGAGCAGCGCGGCTTGTGGGCGCTGATCGGTTCACTCTGTGCCGCCATGATCATCACGACCGCCGTCATGGTCGCGGTCGCCTGA
- a CDS encoding DUF881 domain-containing protein: MNTISRSSDYPRAWRFLAPLVLAGCGVLLITSAKAADGEDLRGSDVIAFSDLVRAEEQRVQELQARIDDLSSDIEDLTAGQGDGESAEIDRHTEEIMPAAGLTAVQGPGLTVTLDDADLPNNLGEDSPFNTEDYLVHQQDLEGVINALWAGGAEALTVMDQRIIWTSTVQCEGPVLLLNGRTFYPPYTISAIGDADAMRRALDNEPKVREYRAWADRIGLYYGVTDEDNIAMPAFEGSVQGGKRS, translated from the coding sequence GTGAACACCATCAGCCGGTCGTCCGACTACCCCCGAGCCTGGCGCTTCCTGGCGCCGCTGGTGCTCGCAGGCTGTGGTGTCCTGCTCATCACCAGCGCCAAGGCCGCCGACGGCGAAGACCTGCGCGGCAGCGACGTCATCGCGTTCTCCGACCTGGTCCGGGCCGAGGAGCAACGGGTTCAGGAACTTCAGGCGCGCATCGACGACCTGTCGTCCGACATCGAAGACCTCACCGCCGGCCAGGGCGACGGCGAGTCCGCCGAGATCGACCGGCACACCGAGGAGATCATGCCGGCCGCCGGTCTCACCGCGGTGCAGGGGCCGGGGCTGACGGTCACGCTCGACGACGCGGACCTGCCGAACAACCTGGGCGAGGACTCGCCGTTCAACACCGAGGACTACCTCGTGCACCAGCAGGACCTCGAGGGCGTCATCAACGCGCTGTGGGCGGGCGGCGCCGAAGCGCTCACCGTCATGGACCAGCGCATCATCTGGACCAGTACGGTCCAGTGCGAGGGCCCGGTGCTGCTGCTCAACGGCCGCACCTTCTATCCGCCGTACACCATCAGCGCCATCGGCGACGCCGACGCCATGCGCCGGGCGCTCGACAACGAGCCGAAGGTGCGCGAGTACCGCGCCTGGGCCGACCGCATCGGGCTGTACTACGGCGTGACCGACGAAGACAACATCGCGATGCCCGCCTTCGAGGGCAGCGTCCAAGGAGGCAAGCGGTCGTGA
- a CDS encoding adenosylcobinamide-GDP ribazoletransferase, with translation MADGLAGPLVGAVAAVLVTVIVTGALHEDGLADTADGLWGGATRERRLEIMRDSRLGTYGALALAGDLLLRVALLATVGAGSDAFADVARLLVAGHVIGRAAPLVLAAWLPPARTDGQGRRLGRLGVVDSLVAAATVLVVAVLTAGWWAPVLLAAAAVPVLGLRRAARRRIGGVTGDVLGAAVALTTLAVAIAVAALVQEDLL, from the coding sequence GTGGCGGACGGGCTGGCCGGTCCGCTGGTCGGTGCGGTGGCCGCGGTGCTGGTGACGGTGATCGTGACCGGCGCGTTGCACGAGGACGGCCTCGCCGACACCGCCGACGGCCTGTGGGGCGGCGCGACGCGCGAGCGGCGCCTGGAGATCATGCGCGACAGCCGGCTCGGCACGTACGGCGCACTGGCGCTGGCCGGTGACCTGCTGCTGCGGGTCGCGCTGCTGGCCACCGTCGGCGCCGGCTCGGACGCGTTCGCCGACGTCGCCCGGCTCCTGGTCGCCGGTCACGTCATCGGGCGGGCGGCGCCGCTGGTGCTGGCCGCCTGGCTGCCGCCGGCCCGCACCGACGGCCAGGGCCGCCGCCTCGGCCGGCTCGGTGTGGTGGACTCACTGGTGGCGGCGGCAACCGTGCTGGTCGTGGCCGTGCTGACGGCCGGTTGGTGGGCGCCGGTGCTGCTCGCCGCGGCCGCCGTCCCGGTGCTCGGGCTGCGTCGCGCGGCTCGGCGGCGCATCGGCGGCGTCACCGGCGACGTGCTCGGCGCCGCCGTGGCCCTGACCACCCTCGCGGTCGCGATCGCCGTCGCGGCCCTCGTCCAGGAGGACCTGCTGTGA
- a CDS encoding cobyric acid synthase: MSAVMIQGCTSWAGKSLLTTALCRWYARQGLTVAPFKAQNMSNNARVVDGGEIGVAQWLQARAAGVEPEVRMNPVLLKPESGTSQVVRLGRVDAELSRRPWRDRSEALWPTVENALAELLDEYDVVVIEGAGSPAEINLAANDIVNMRVAERADAPVLLAVDIDRGGAFAHLYGTWALLPPQHQRRIRGFVLNRFRGDASLLPPGPEQLERLTGVPTVGVVPMIRHDLPDEDGAALRAPVRGGLPPVAIVRYPAASNLDEFALVEQVADVRWATQPWHLDGASTVILPGSKHVASDLAWLRASGLDAAVVAAARAGVRVLGVCGGLQLLGRRLEDPYGVDGSGDGLGLLPLTTTFARDKLVQRGSLTLPALDPPWAALSGLPVSGYEIRQGRTVDASGTDVVLAVDGNVAGWYPHGWFEDEAVLQALFGARPTRTLDATFERLADVVEAHVDTGVLRSLAGLS, encoded by the coding sequence ATGAGCGCCGTCATGATCCAGGGCTGCACCAGCTGGGCGGGGAAGAGCCTGCTCACCACCGCGCTGTGCCGCTGGTACGCGCGTCAGGGCCTGACGGTGGCGCCGTTCAAGGCGCAGAACATGTCGAACAACGCGCGGGTGGTCGACGGCGGCGAGATCGGCGTCGCGCAGTGGCTGCAGGCGCGCGCCGCGGGCGTCGAGCCCGAGGTGCGGATGAACCCCGTCCTGCTCAAGCCCGAGTCCGGGACCAGCCAGGTCGTGCGGCTCGGCCGGGTCGACGCCGAGCTGTCCCGGCGGCCGTGGCGCGACCGCAGCGAGGCGCTCTGGCCCACGGTCGAGAACGCGCTGGCCGAGCTGCTGGACGAGTACGACGTCGTCGTCATCGAGGGCGCGGGCAGCCCGGCCGAGATCAACCTCGCCGCCAACGACATCGTCAACATGCGCGTCGCCGAGCGGGCCGACGCTCCCGTGCTGCTCGCCGTCGACATCGACCGCGGCGGCGCGTTCGCACACCTCTACGGCACGTGGGCGCTGCTGCCGCCACAGCACCAGCGGCGCATCCGCGGCTTCGTGCTCAACCGGTTCCGCGGCGACGCGTCGCTGCTGCCGCCCGGCCCGGAGCAGCTGGAACGGCTGACCGGCGTGCCCACCGTCGGCGTCGTCCCGATGATCCGGCACGACCTCCCCGACGAGGACGGCGCGGCGCTGCGGGCGCCGGTGCGCGGCGGGCTGCCGCCGGTCGCGATCGTCCGCTACCCGGCCGCGTCCAACCTCGACGAGTTCGCCCTGGTGGAGCAGGTCGCGGACGTGCGCTGGGCGACGCAGCCTTGGCACCTCGACGGCGCGTCGACGGTGATCCTGCCCGGGTCGAAGCACGTCGCGTCCGACCTCGCGTGGCTGCGGGCGTCGGGTCTGGACGCCGCCGTCGTGGCGGCGGCGCGGGCCGGGGTGCGGGTGCTGGGCGTCTGCGGCGGGCTGCAGCTGCTCGGGCGGCGGCTGGAGGACCCGTACGGCGTCGACGGCTCCGGTGACGGGCTCGGCCTGCTGCCGCTGACCACGACGTTCGCCCGCGACAAGCTGGTCCAGCGGGGGTCGCTGACGCTGCCGGCACTGGATCCGCCGTGGGCCGCGCTGAGCGGGCTGCCCGTGTCGGGGTACGAGATCAGGCAGGGCCGCACCGTCGACGCTTCGGGAACGGACGTCGTCCTCGCCGTCGACGGGAACGTCGCCGGGTGGTACCCGCACGGGTGGTTCGAGGACGAGGCGGTGCTCCAGGCACTGTTCGGTGCCCGGCCGACGCGCACGCTGGACGCGACGTTCGAGCGGCTGGCCGACGTGGTGGAGGCGCACGTGGACACCGGGGTGCTGCGGTCGCTGGCGGGGCTGTCGTGA
- the cobT gene encoding nicotinate-nucleotide--dimethylbenzimidazole phosphoribosyltransferase, producing MTVEELIAAVRPVDQEALQRARDRHAGLAKPPGSLGRLEHLGARLAAMSGQCPPPVPSAPVVVVAAADHGVHAEGVSDWPQEVTAAMVATVAAGGAAVNAIARTVGARVVVADVGTLRLGPVPDGVRDERVRSGTRDLAVEPAMTLDECRTAILAGAQVAAELIDGGADLLVTGEVGIGNTTASAALIAAYTGADPADVTGKGANLDHGRTAHKVGVVRTALARHAAAPDHGALGTLASLGGLEHAALAGVMLAGAAARVPVLVDGVVAGAAALAAVALCPEAAGYLVAGHTSAEPGGHTLPDRLGEPALLDLSLRLGEGTGALLAVPLVQAAARVLAEMATLADVTKNA from the coding sequence ATGACGGTGGAGGAACTGATCGCGGCGGTCCGCCCGGTCGACCAGGAGGCCCTTCAGCGGGCCCGCGACCGGCACGCCGGGCTGGCCAAGCCGCCGGGCAGCCTGGGCCGGCTGGAGCACCTCGGCGCCCGGCTGGCGGCGATGAGCGGGCAGTGCCCGCCGCCGGTGCCGTCGGCGCCCGTGGTGGTCGTGGCCGCGGCCGACCACGGCGTGCACGCCGAGGGGGTGTCGGACTGGCCGCAGGAGGTCACGGCGGCGATGGTCGCGACCGTGGCCGCTGGTGGCGCCGCCGTCAACGCCATCGCGCGGACGGTGGGCGCGCGGGTCGTGGTGGCCGATGTCGGGACGCTGCGGCTCGGCCCGGTGCCCGACGGCGTTCGCGACGAGCGGGTGCGCAGCGGCACCCGCGACCTCGCCGTCGAGCCGGCCATGACGCTGGACGAGTGCCGGACGGCGATCCTGGCGGGCGCCCAGGTCGCGGCCGAACTGATCGACGGCGGCGCCGACCTGCTGGTGACCGGCGAGGTCGGCATCGGCAACACGACCGCGTCGGCCGCCCTGATCGCGGCGTACACCGGCGCCGACCCGGCCGATGTCACGGGGAAGGGCGCCAACCTCGACCACGGCCGGACGGCGCACAAGGTCGGCGTGGTGCGCACGGCGCTGGCCCGGCACGCCGCCGCACCCGACCACGGCGCCCTGGGCACCCTGGCGTCGCTGGGCGGGCTGGAGCACGCCGCCCTGGCCGGCGTCATGCTGGCCGGCGCGGCCGCCCGCGTCCCCGTCCTCGTCGACGGTGTCGTGGCCGGAGCCGCCGCACTGGCGGCCGTCGCGCTCTGCCCGGAGGCCGCCGGCTACCTCGTCGCCGGACACACGTCGGCCGAGCCGGGCGGGCACACGCTGCCCGACCGCCTCGGCGAACCGGCCCTGCTCGACCTCTCGCTACGCCTCGGTGAGGGCACCGGCGCGTTGCTGGCGGTGCCGCTGGTGCAGGCCGCCGCACGCGTGCTCGCCGAGATGGCGACGCTCGCCGACGTCACGAAGAACGCCTAG
- the pknB gene encoding Stk1 family PASTA domain-containing Ser/Thr kinase yields MNELRLLGDRYELGEVIGRGGMAEVRRGRDSRLGRIVALKMLRVDHASDATFQARFRREAQSAASLNHRNIVAVYDTGEDYVDGHRLPYIVMEYVEGQTLREMLQEQQRFTPERSIEILVSTLDALEYSHRAGIVHRDIKPGNIMITSGGEVKVTDFGIARSLADTGMALTQTAAVVGTAQYISPEQARGEQADARSDLYASGCVLYELLTGRPPFIGESLVSVAVSHVREQATPPSALDPNITPELDAIVMKSLAKDRLHRYQSAYEMRTDLERAAAGLPVAAAADTSAATQLIANAGAPTVAAGAMALDDDTPYPDELLDEEEEDQRKGFSWWAVVLGALAVLAIAGLIGYLVFNGSGTAQATVPNLVGMTQEEAETRLADENLEPAIETEPTSDEAQIGAVIQQDPRPSTQLDEGSTVTLTVGVAPDMVPVPNVVGRPQAEAEQAIRDAGLQPGNVTQQDDEAEAGTVLATDPEGGTSIAPNSPVNLVISSGEVAILVPNLVDMSEDAAVNELQRLGLEPDVRRQETADQPEGNVFRQEPGEGAELEEGDTVIIYVAEAPPEEPTNEPTETDTPTDDPTETPGNDTGAEGGTETGGDAGTDAGTDTGNDGGNDGGVLGP; encoded by the coding sequence ATGAACGAGTTGCGACTCCTCGGAGATCGCTACGAGCTGGGCGAGGTGATCGGCCGTGGAGGCATGGCCGAGGTTCGCCGCGGCCGCGACTCCAGGCTGGGCCGCATCGTCGCTCTGAAGATGCTGCGGGTCGATCACGCCAGCGACGCGACCTTCCAGGCCCGGTTCCGCCGCGAGGCGCAGTCGGCGGCGTCGCTGAACCACCGCAACATCGTCGCCGTGTACGACACCGGCGAGGACTACGTCGACGGTCACCGTCTTCCGTACATCGTCATGGAGTACGTCGAGGGCCAGACGCTGCGCGAGATGCTGCAGGAGCAGCAGCGGTTCACGCCCGAGCGGTCGATCGAGATTCTGGTGTCGACGCTGGACGCGCTGGAGTACAGCCACCGCGCCGGCATCGTCCACCGCGACATCAAGCCCGGCAACATCATGATCACCAGCGGCGGCGAGGTCAAGGTCACCGACTTCGGCATCGCCCGGTCGCTGGCCGACACCGGCATGGCGCTCACCCAGACCGCCGCCGTCGTCGGCACCGCGCAGTACATCTCGCCCGAGCAGGCGCGTGGCGAGCAGGCCGACGCCCGCAGCGACCTCTACGCCAGCGGCTGCGTGCTCTACGAGCTGCTCACCGGCCGGCCGCCGTTCATCGGCGAGTCGCTGGTGTCGGTGGCGGTGTCGCACGTGCGCGAGCAGGCCACGCCGCCGTCGGCGCTGGACCCGAACATCACGCCCGAGCTCGACGCCATCGTCATGAAGTCGCTGGCCAAGGACCGTCTGCACCGGTACCAGAGCGCGTACGAGATGCGCACCGACCTCGAGCGGGCCGCCGCCGGGCTGCCGGTGGCCGCGGCCGCCGACACCTCCGCCGCGACGCAGCTGATCGCGAACGCCGGCGCGCCCACCGTCGCGGCCGGCGCCATGGCGCTCGACGACGACACGCCGTACCCCGACGAGCTGCTCGACGAGGAAGAAGAGGACCAGCGCAAGGGCTTCAGCTGGTGGGCCGTCGTGCTCGGCGCGCTGGCCGTGCTGGCCATCGCCGGTCTCATCGGCTACCTCGTCTTCAACGGCAGCGGAACGGCGCAGGCCACCGTGCCGAACCTCGTCGGCATGACGCAGGAAGAAGCCGAGACCAGGCTCGCCGACGAGAACCTCGAGCCGGCCATCGAGACCGAGCCCACGAGCGACGAAGCGCAGATCGGCGCGGTCATCCAGCAGGACCCGCGGCCGTCGACCCAGCTCGACGAGGGCTCCACGGTCACGCTGACGGTCGGTGTCGCGCCCGACATGGTCCCCGTGCCCAATGTCGTCGGGCGACCACAAGCCGAGGCAGAGCAGGCCATCCGTGACGCCGGGCTGCAACCCGGGAACGTCACGCAGCAGGACGACGAGGCAGAGGCCGGCACCGTCCTCGCCACCGACCCCGAGGGTGGCACCTCGATCGCTCCCAACAGTCCGGTGAACCTGGTCATCTCCAGCGGCGAAGTCGCCATTCTGGTGCCGAACCTCGTCGATATGAGCGAGGACGCCGCCGTCAACGAGCTGCAGCGACTCGGCCTCGAGCCCGACGTCCGCCGCCAGGAGACCGCCGACCAGCCCGAGGGCAACGTGTTCCGGCAGGAGCCCGGCGAGGGCGCCGAGCTGGAAGAGGGCGACACCGTCATCATCTACGTCGCCGAGGCACCGCCGGAGGAGCCGACGAACGAGCCGACGGAGACCGACACCCCGACCGACGACCCGACCGAGACGCCGGGCAACGACACCGGCGCCGAGGGCGGCACCGAAACCGGTGGCGACGCGGGCACCGATGCCGGGACCGACACCGGCAACGACGGCGGCAACGACGGCGGTGTCCTCGGGCCGTAG
- a CDS encoding aminodeoxychorismate/anthranilate synthase component II, protein MSRRILVVDNYDSFVFNLVQYLAQLGAECDVRRNDEIGSTDGYDGVLLSPGPGTPEKAGGCVDLVHTLAGRTPVFGVCLGLQAIGVAYGATVGRAPELLHGKTSQVLHHGDGVLTGLPSPFTATRYHSLAVEPGTVPAELEVTARTAGGVVMAMRHRTLAVEGVQFHPESVLTEGGHRMLANWLEVCGDDGAVARSAGLAPVVAHGSAVDLPA, encoded by the coding sequence GTGAGCCGGCGCATTCTCGTGGTAGACAACTACGACAGCTTCGTCTTCAACCTGGTCCAGTACCTCGCCCAGCTGGGCGCCGAGTGCGACGTGCGCCGCAACGACGAGATCGGCTCGACCGACGGCTACGACGGCGTCCTGCTCTCGCCCGGGCCCGGCACGCCCGAGAAGGCCGGCGGCTGCGTCGACCTCGTTCACACGCTGGCCGGGCGCACCCCCGTCTTCGGCGTCTGCCTCGGCCTGCAGGCCATCGGCGTCGCGTACGGCGCCACCGTCGGCCGCGCGCCCGAGCTGCTGCACGGCAAGACCAGCCAGGTCCTCCACCACGGCGACGGCGTGCTGACCGGCCTGCCCAGCCCGTTCACGGCCACCCGCTACCACTCGCTGGCGGTCGAGCCCGGCACCGTCCCGGCCGAGCTGGAGGTCACGGCCCGCACCGCCGGCGGCGTCGTCATGGCCATGCGGCACCGCACCCTGGCCGTCGAGGGGGTCCAGTTCCACCCCGAGTCGGTGCTCACCGAGGGCGGGCATCGCATGCTGGCCAACTGGCTCGAGGTCTGCGGCGACGACGGCGCGGTGGCACGGTCCGCTGGCCTGGCCCCGGTCGTGGCGCACGGCTCGGCCGTCGACCTCCCCGCCTGA